A window of Desulfobulbus oralis genomic DNA:
CATATAGAAAGCATCGTACATCCTATGGATTTTGCCCCAACTGTCCAAAGTAGTGCCTTTTTGTTTTTATTCACAACACTAAGGAGAAAACCATGAACAATTACCTGGTCCAACCGGTTTTTCAGAACCTATAAAGTAGATGAAAATTTTTCCGTTGTGTTCCCTGAAGACAAGTACAATCTCAACATTATTGGCAGGTGGTATGGTTTCTGCCCTGAATGTCCCGACTAACAGCCCCTTGAAAAAGTCGCAGCAATGCGCATTGCGAGTCATCAACTTCGTAAGGCAGCGGAACAACTCACTGATTCTATGTTGCCTGGCATTGGCAATTCCTGTGGCATGGGGTTTGAAATATGATTTCAACGGGCTGATAGGGCGCATAAATCTCCAGGAGGCGAATCGCATCTTTGGGTCTGACCAGGCCAATTCGCACCGCTGCCGCCCTGAGTCAGTACCTGTTTGTTTTTCCACTCATGCACTCAATGTCCAGACAGTAGACATTGGTCTTGTGCAGGGCGGACTCCGCGTATCTCCGGCCCTGCTCCATAAAGTCAGGCGCATACCTGCGCACGAGATGCATCAGCCCGATCATTTTTTCCTCTCCTGAGCAGAGGCGCACAGCGCCGAAAACCATGGCGCTCCGGTAGCGCATGCCGAATGCGGCTGGCAGCGGCTCCGTTTTGCCCACTACACAGAAAGAAACCCTGTCGCAATGGGCCAGATTCGCCACCTTGTGGCCCGCCTGTGCGCTGTGCAACCAGATATGATCTTCGGCAAAGGCATAGCTCATGGGCACGCCGTAGGGCTGCCCATCCTGGCCGATGGTCGCCAGCACACCGTATTCGCCATTGCGCAAAAGCGCCCGTGTCTCCTCATCCTGCAACCGGCGCTCTTTTTTCCGCATTTCGTGCATGTTGCTCTCCAGGTTTGCCTCTCACAGCCGTCCAGCCGTCAATGGGCCGGAACCTTGCCCAGGGCCGGAATTTTTTCAAGACGGCGAAAGGGGCGATTGTTTGAATTGTCAATTTTAGAAGTGGCTAAAAATAATTGACATAACGTATTCGGTTTTTTAACATGGCCGCAAACGAGCTGCATGAAACTCGCAGGCAAGAACTTCAGAATATACGGAGGACAATCATGTATACCGAAGGTTCCGGAGCGTTCTCCGGACAGAGTCAGGCCGAATGGACGCGCCCGCAAAGTCAGGCATCGTCGTCATCGGCGTTCAGCGAACATCAGATTCGGCCAGATATCCGGCTGTTGGTGCAAAACCGGGACTGGGTCGACGAGCCCCTGCAGTTTGACTACAGAGCGGACGAATCGCCGGTGCAGTTTTTTTACTGTCTTTCCGGCAAGGCCCGCATCAGCATTGCCCGACCGGACGGCAGCGTGGTGACCGGACAGGTCGCTGCCCGCAACTATGCGGTTTCCTATGTTCCAGGCGCTGTGTCCACCTGTATTTCGAAGCGCAAGGCCAACCTGCAGGTGATTGCGCTTTTGGTGCAGCCGGAGAGTCTGCAAAAACTCATGTGCAGGGAGCAGGGCAGTTGCCAGCAGTCCTGCGCTTCCTCGTGCCGCTCCTGCGTCAGAAATCTGGTGGCAGGCGTTGTGCAGCAGGCCTTTCATCAGGAAGACATCCTCCCCCTGCCGCTGGAAATGACCTTGAAACAGATCTTCGACTGCCCGGCTCTTTCCGCCCTGGCGCCGGTCTTTCTGGAATACAAGACCATGGAGCTCCTCTACAACCAACTGAGCCTCTTCGATTCGTCAGAAGAAGAGGCGCAGAAGCAGATCACTCCGGCAGAGCTTGGGGCCGCGCAAAGGGCCTACGACATTCTCCTGCATGATCTGGCTTCGCCGCCCTCCCTGCTCAATCTGGCGAAAACCGTTGGTCTCACGCACACGCGGCTGAACCACATCTTCCGCCTGCTGCACCACGATACCGTTTTTGGCGTCCTCCGCGACAAACGGCTGGAATGCGCCCGAAAGCTCCTGGAGGACAACCGGAAGAGCGTCACCGAGGTGGCCTATGAATGCGGCTTTGCCACACCCAGCCATTTTTCACGGTCTTTTCTGGGCCGCTACGGCGTGCAGCCAAAACGCTACCAGAGCGGTTTTGCCGCGTCACAGCTTTCCTGATCTTTCCTGATTTTTCCGAGCGCCGCAGGAAGGGAAAAGGGAGAGACACGGTCCGCGCAAGCGCCGGTGTCTCTCCCTCTTTTTCATGCAACTCGCGGCATGCCAACGTTCAAGTCCGTTATTTCACGCCGGCAAAGGGCCTCATCTCCACATCACAGGTGCCGCCGACCCGCACCGATTCCTGCCTGGGCGCCGCGTTACACAGCTCGCCGCGGTTCTGCACCCGGCACCTGACCTCAATGGGACGGCCCTCGTTCACCCAACTGGGGGTTTTGCGATAGCGGCCGACACGCTCGAAGGTGCAGCCCTGCGGAATGCCATAGGGCGCACAGCGGGTCGTCTTTTTCAGGCTGATCCGGCGGGCATCCACCACAAAGCCGGGATAATTGTCCACCACCTGCGCCGTGTCGCGGTCAGCGCCACTCCGCGCCAGGAAGGATTGGAACAGATAGCCGCCAGGCACCCGCGCGCCAACCTTGATGCGCGTGTCGGCCAGCAGGACAAAATTATTGCCTTTTCTGGCCACTGCCCCGGAGAGGTACTCCACCCGATCGTACTGCGGGAAGCACTTGCCCATGGCCGGAGCGTGGTAATAGTGCTTGAGCGCCTTGAGCGCCGGGAGCGGATTGCCGGGGAAGATTTCCGCCAGATCGCTGTCGCCGCCGTAAAGGATGCGCTCGACATCGGAGACATTCTGCTCGTAGAGATTGCGATACAGCGGGTATTCGCGGCCCGCGCCACCGCTGTTTCGGAGGAAGCAGGAAGTCAGGCTCGAGGTCTGGGTCACGTATTCGTCCCAGATGTTGTACTGGGAAACCGCGCTGGCCACGCTGGTAAAATCGCCCGGACTCACGCAACCGTGGTGTTTGCTGCAGGATTCACGGGCCCGGTTTCGGATGGAAAGTGCTATGATGTTGCGCTCGCAGGTGCCGTAGGCGCTGCAACCGCGGCCCAGATGGCCTTCGAAAATCGCGGTGCGCATGGTGTAGTCGAGGTGCCGGGCCCGGTCAATGGCCTCCGGGCTCCACTGGGTTCGGGCCATGCGGCTAAAGCTGGCCCAGGCCTCTTGCAGAGCGGCACGGCGGCCCATGAGCCGGGTATTGACCGCCGCACAGGAGGCGGAATTGTGAAAGGCACGCACAATCTGGTCGGTCGTGCCCCGTGATCTGGCCGGTTCAGGCTCCGAGGCCGCAGCAGGCGGCTCGAAGACCGGCGGTTTCTTCATGTCGTAGAGGTCACGGCTGCTCAGTGCATACCGTGTGCCGGCCGGACAGTGATGATTGGCGGCCATCAGGTGCTGGCGTGCCCGGCGGGTTCCCTGAAAGCGGGCGATCGATGCCGGCGTGGCCCTGGCCGCATCCACCACGACCTTGAAGCCCACATAGGGTACGCCGTTCCGGTCGGTCAGGGCTTCGCCGCCGCTCACCACCACACAGGGAATGAGCGAGGAGCCCTGGGCCAGACTGCCGGCCGGCCGGATGGGCCCGCCCGAGTGCAGACTGGCAATCTCGTAATAGGGGATTGCGGCCGGGCCGTTGAAACGGTAGAGGGTCATGACCTGGGCCGCCGGGACCTCCGCCCGGGCGGCGGGGGCCATGGTCAGGGACAGCAGCAACGCGAGTAAAAGGACAGGAATCGGCATGGGGCAAGCGCAGGGGACAGAGGAACATGCAGGTCTTGCGGTACTGCTGGCCAGCTCCGCAAAGTCATCGCGATCATAACCGCGGCAGG
This region includes:
- a CDS encoding helix-turn-helix domain-containing protein, whose translation is MYTEGSGAFSGQSQAEWTRPQSQASSSSAFSEHQIRPDIRLLVQNRDWVDEPLQFDYRADESPVQFFYCLSGKARISIARPDGSVVTGQVAARNYAVSYVPGAVSTCISKRKANLQVIALLVQPESLQKLMCREQGSCQQSCASSCRSCVRNLVAGVVQQAFHQEDILPLPLEMTLKQIFDCPALSALAPVFLEYKTMELLYNQLSLFDSSEEEAQKQITPAELGAAQRAYDILLHDLASPPSLLNLAKTVGLTHTRLNHIFRLLHHDTVFGVLRDKRLECARKLLEDNRKSVTEVAYECGFATPSHFSRSFLGRYGVQPKRYQSGFAASQLS
- a CDS encoding pyridoxamine 5'-phosphate oxidase family protein, with product MHEMRKKERRLQDEETRALLRNGEYGVLATIGQDGQPYGVPMSYAFAEDHIWLHSAQAGHKVANLAHCDRVSFCVVGKTEPLPAAFGMRYRSAMVFGAVRLCSGEEKMIGLMHLVRRYAPDFMEQGRRYAESALHKTNVYCLDIECMSGKTNRY